A single window of Salmo trutta unplaced genomic scaffold, fSalTru1.1, whole genome shotgun sequence DNA harbors:
- the LOC115184088 gene encoding cytochrome P450 27C1-like, with amino-acid sequence MDEENFPGAEDFRPDRWIRKEATDRVDNFGSIPFGYGIRSCIGRRIAELEMHLALTRLIQRFQIGLCPVTEEIKAKTHGLLCPATSINLQFADRQP; translated from the exons ATGGACGAGGAGAATTTCCCCGGAGCTGAGGACTTCCGTCCAGACCGCTGGATCAGGAAGGAGGCGACGGACCGGGTGGATAACTTCGGCTCCATCCCGTTCGGCTACGGCATCAGGAGCTGCATCGGCAGGAGGATCGCTGAACTGGAGATGCACCTGGCTCTTACACGG ctGATCCAGAGGTTCCAGATTGGGCTGTGTCCCGTCACAGAAGAAATCAAAGCCAAAACCCACGGCCTCCTCTGTCCTGCTACGTCCATCAACCTGCAGTTTGCTGACAGACAACCCTAG